The DNA region acCATTAAGTAACTACTTGCTGCCAAGAGCTCTTCAATGTGGCTAATttcatggcgtggatatagggcccaatactcctcaacgtctcttcaagtctctgaggcgttacgtgcgcccaaaaagtagggtagtggtgtgacgctcgtcacaccatgtgtgacgtccgtcacaaggctgctttgcgtgacgctcgtcacgccctccgtgacgtccgtcacaagcaCAGCATTTGTGgcttgcgctttgggctgggctttgctatttggttcgttttctctcctttttgcacctcttttcctccatttttacttgtgcttccaaataaaccactttcatgttatcactaggcgagcgtgtagcgaataggtcagtttgggtcattcgcgagctgggccttcgttcccttaagatcagtgtcatgaaaatgggtcggaatgccttgaaaaatgtcttgaaatataaatgggcaaattttggggtatgacacctagTCCATTTCAAAAACCACCATAATTTCAAGCTACACAAACTCAAACCAACTCAGGCTACAAATTTTATTGAACCTTTATATACATCTAGAAATAACTAACACAGTTTCATTGCACATGCTTAATTACAGAATTACAATGTTCCTTAAGATTGAGAATCCGACACAAGGTCTTAGTAGCAGAATCAACGTTAACAAAAAGTTCCCTAGTAAAATCCAAACGCTCCCTAGTCGGAGAAGAAGGCGCAGACTTAGCCATGACACGCAACTTAATCTCATGAGACAAACCAGGAAGATCAAGGGACACATTCCTTTTAGGCCTCACAGAAAACATAGGTATCGACCGTGAACTAAGTGGTGATGAATTTGAGTATGCAGGTCCAGCCCATAACTTAGATAACAAAATGCTTCTGTCACTTAAATCTTCATAAAAAATTATTTCCTTTCTACAAGCATTTGCATTAATTGGAATTAGAGTACTCTTAGGAATAATTTTAAAATTAGGTCTTCCATCAAAAGGTTTCAAAGGTGTAGTAGGTAATAAAGCTAAACCATACTCAAAAGTCCTACAATTAATCCCTATTAAGTCTTTGGAAGATGAATACTCAAATCTACCATGGTCTTGTGGCTTAAACATGCTATATTATTAATTCTTATGTTgttcaacaacaacaagtgtctcCATAATCACAATAACTAAGTCAAAAAGCTAGATTTCAAATCTCAGTGTCAAAGTAAGAAAGAAAGTACAAAACTTCGCCTCGCCAAAACAGATTTTGAAACCCGAAGTTTCAACTAAGCAAACTTTCTAAGACACTGGAAAATGTAACTACTATTTTTTAGGAGAAAACAAAAACCCTCAATGAAAAGTTAGAAGGGATTTAGAGAATGTATCAGCTTATTGGTAAGTGGTCATTGCATCGTCATTTCTAATAGTTTTCCTTTAGTATTTTACCgtattttatttgatttattttcaaTTATCTTGTTTTATGCTTTGGTTTGTGTTTTCTAACGAGCATTCAAGACAAAGAAGGATCAAAGACAAGAAAAATGGGACAAAACGGGAAAAAGACATTTTCTCTCATACAAAAATCAGCGGGCTTCTACGACCACATTTAAAGTTTCCTAGTACTAAAGTTAGAGGCCTACTACAGTCTCCGATAGTAGTTTCTACTGGTCGTAGCAGGGAGGCGATAGAAACATGTCAAATTTGTTTTGTTTCCTTAATTAGGTTGATTTTTTTCTCAATTGTGCCTCTTAGACAATATTTGATTTGTCTCAAATCTAAATAATTTGCATTGAACCAAAGATATTATGCACTTTTACTATTTTTCTATAAAACTCATAGCCTGTTATGAGTTTAAGGTTCTCAACTTTTGTCACAATTTTCATTCCTAATTTCTACGTATCTTTTGTTCTATTTTTCTCTGTAACGCAAGTCTCCAAGGGAAAAATTTAGGGAACAAGGTTTATTCATAATTCAGGTTTTATTATTCATTATTTCTTTATTGTTCAGCTGTTGTGATTAATTGATATGAGTTTGATGATGAATACCATTGTGATTGTATTTGCCCTCACCATGAGTGAATAATTCTCTATGGACTAGGCGTTATGGGGATTATTTCATGACCTATCATATAATCATTTACTATCGATTGCGAGAATTATAAttaaacttattttataatcTAAGTTCATGCATTCCAACTTCGTTATGAAAGTAAGTGGTTCTCACGTATCGACCGTAGTCTGAAAGGATATGTGTCGATATTGGAGCATATATTTTTAAACAATCTAATCCAAAGAAGCGAAAGCACTTGGACAAATTTGAGAAAACATATAGCTAGAAAAAATTAATAACTTGTTGAAAAATAATCCGGATGATATGAAAGCGGACGGATTATTCGTTGTCGATTGGGGCAATACGCTAGCGAAAGCAGGTAGTGCTCAATTTTATCAATTTTCTATATATCAAGATGTCACCGATGAACACAACCATAAACTGGTCTAAGTATGGATGGGATATTgtattcatgtactccatgaacaCTCCAAACGCATTAGACACGCCACATGACATAATTGAATACTCATAGTGACCATATCTCATTCTGAAAGAAGTCTTCGGAATATCATCGGAATTTACACaaatctgatgataacccgaaTGCAAATTGATcttacaaaacacacaaacacctatcaactgatccatcaaatcatcaatccttggAAATGGATACTTGTTCTTGATAGTCACTATATTTAGTTGTCGATAATCCACACACAATCTCATACTCCCATATTTCTTCTTAACTAACAACATTGGCGCTCCCCACGGTGAAACACTCAGTCGAACAAACTTTTTCTCAAGAAGATCCTCTAACTGCTTCTTCAACTCGCTCAAATCTAAAGGAGACATCctataaggagccatcgatacaTGACTAGTACTAGGTACTAAGTCTATAGTAAACTCAACCTCATGCTATAAAGGAAAATCATTGATGTCATCTGGGAACACCTCAGGAAAACCACACACCACTGGCAGATCCGTAATAATCCTCTCGCTTCTCCCCACTCAAGGAGGCGAGTACAATGAACACTTGAGCACTCTCACTCAAAGACATCTCTACCTGCCTCGTGGTCATGAAACTCAACTCCTTACTCTCTTAGGAATCAAGAAACTTCACTGACTTATAAAAAACAATTGATAAATACATGGTTgaactccaaccaattcattcccagaataacGTCAAGCTGACTTAGGGGCAAACACACTAAGTTCATTCCAAAATCTCGCCTAAAAACTGTCAAACGACAATTCAAACACACTAAATAAGTAGTCACTGAACCACTAGTTATGGTATTAATGATCATACTACCATTCATAAAAGACACATCTAACTTCAACCTTGACACACACTTAGTAGATATAAACGAATTCATTGCACACGTATCAATAATAGTAATCAAAGGAATATTATTGATAAAGCACGTAACTCGAATCAAGTCATCTGACGCAGTAGCCTCTTCTCTAAACAACACAAAAACCTTTCCTCCAGACTGAGCCTTCTTAGGTTTCTCACACTGAGTACTAATATGACCCCACTCTCCACAATTAAAGCAAGTCAAATTATTACTCCTACAATCAGCAGCTAGTGACCTGGCTTCCCATACTTAAAGCAATTCAAAGTTTTTCTTTTGCACTCAGTAGCACAGTGTCACATTTAAAGCATCTCACAGAAGTATAAGTCTCTCCCCCATTTTGCTTCTTCTCATCAGGAACCATTTGCTTCCCCTTGTCTGCTGGAGCATTATACGGTTTACCACGAATTTGACTCTTCCCTTTCCTCTCACTAACACTTTTATAGTAAGCAGATTGGGCtctactatcctcatcataaattCTGCACTTATTCACCAGTACAAAAAAGCGGAGGATCTTCTGATAACCAATaccttgtttgatctcgggatGCAACCCACTCTCAAACTTGATTCACTTTGAACCCTCTACAACGACACTACTATAATACGGACAAAACTACACTAGCTCCTCAAACTTGGAAGCTTACTCTGCAACCATCGAatttccttgcttcagctcaaggaattgaaTCTCCTTCTTGCTACgcactgttggtgtaagccctagaggccaatacattttggtacttgtatcgaataataaaaggcattctctttattatggttgattaataaagtccctagaatagatagtccgtttaatgtattaagtgtgacttaatcatgagaacacattaaacataaggacactattcctaaagtatccgtagtcgagttttagtgtgaagtgggataacattaaagcattaagactattatgtttgtagactgatgatcacatctcatggatcatggataaagcGTTATCAggtcttaaacataggtatgaatattatgagtaatatttataccggattgacccgctatgagaatactatatagaaagttatgcaaggtgtcataagttattctcatggtgataatagtgtgttccactcttcgacctgaaaccactatggaccctagatgtagagtcgagtgctttattgctgatccaacgttgtccgtaactggataaccataaagacagttgatgggtactccacaa from Lathyrus oleraceus cultivar Zhongwan6 chromosome 1, CAAS_Psat_ZW6_1.0, whole genome shotgun sequence includes:
- the LOC127095095 gene encoding uncharacterized protein LOC127095095; the protein is MFKPQDHGRFEYSSSKDLIGINCRTFEYGLALLPTTPLKPFDGRPNFKIIPKSTLIPINANACRKEIIFYEDLSDRSILLSKLWAGPAYSNSSPLSSRSIPMFSVRPKRNVSLDLPGLSHEIKLRVMAKSAPSSPTRERLDFTRELFVNVDSATKTLCRILNLKEHCNSVIKHVQ